The nucleotide sequence GGTCTGTTTGAAAAAATCAATTTACCCTCAAATGAAATACAAcagcactgtaaaataaatactatcAATTATGCCTACTAGATTACTTCCATATAACTCCAGTGGCTTTATAGCTCTtgtattctttatatttttgtaatgctTATATTTTCACTATTGCTGGAGGGATTAAGACCTTGTCATTTATACATATTCCTTACAGTACATCTTTTGTAAGCAACTTATCATTCAGCATGACATACTCAGATACTGAGATTCATGTAATGCTTACATGGAATTTACACATAGGGATAAACTGagtacatacacatttacactaGTAACTGTGGGTAATTACATTGAGTGTTTGCTGTATTTCCTGCAGCACAGTCTGGTGTAAGAATGCCCTTACACAATACATAGAGCTTACATGTACAATTACACAGGAGCAAGGAGCCCTTACACAATCATACAGCTTCCAGGTAAAAATTACACATGAACAAGCGGGAACAGGATTGCTGCAAGCATGACTAGATTGCAAGATTATTGCAAATGTAAAACTTGAGTCAGTAATGCTATAACCCAGTGAATTTCATCACTGGCAAGCAGGCTGTAAGAAACAGAATGACGGTGTGTCAGTGGTTACCGGTGCTTGCTGGGACACTCAGCAGGACCCCCAAGGAGATGAATGTGGGGTACGTGAGAACTCCCCCCAAATTCACCAATACATTGAAAGCTGGAAAGAGTGGAGAGAATTATTAAAGTTATtataagttattattattaaagagtATACACATAACACAGGTGAGTAAAGCTTGTGGgataaaaactggaaaagctATTATTGATTATTTGATTACTGTTAGAAAACATTTCTCATGGATCTGAGGCAGTAACTGACTGTTATAAAGTACATTACAGAACTCATGCAATGAACAGTTGGCATTACTTAGTAAAAGGTGTGACTGAGAGTAAGGGTAAGTACGATGTGGGGAGCAAGAGTTTTGTGAAGGAGAGCATGTGTGGCTGAGCAATTGTGAAAGGGCTCCCCCTAGAGGCCATCCCACCAAGTAGCAGCGCAGCCAGGCCACACAGCATGTCCCAGGGCATGCGCTGGGAGAAGGGCCAGTACTCCACGTGGGTGAGGTAGAGCAGCACACACATCCAGGAGTGCAGAGCGCAGCTGCACAGGCCCACGCAGGACAGCAGCACACTGGCTACGCCCGCACCAACTTCCCCCACCCTCCGCTTCAGCAGCACctggagagcacacacacacacacacacaccacacatgcatgcacgcacgcacacacacaaacacatgcataaacacacacgcacacacacacacatacacgcatgtacacacacacacatatgcacacagacacacatacacgcatgtatacacacacacatgcatgcacacgcacacacacacatatgcacacacatggacaaTGGACAGACACTCAATACAGTATGGCAgcacaaagtgtttttttgtttaagcaAAGGGTTTGGGCATTACATCACTCAGAGCTAGGAGTTGACTGAgtcaggaagcagagagagctggagggaAGCGAAGAAATTGAGGGTCATGGGAGAACAGAGCTGGTGCTGACCTTGTACAGGGCGGAGGTGGAAGCAGAGCCCACCCCAAGTGCCACCCCAGTGATGGAGTCACTGTGGAAACCATCAGCATAGGCCATCATGACAATTCCAGTGATGGAGAGGATGGCTCCCACTATCTGCAAtagacaacacaaaaaaagtcaatcttaacaagtattttggtcttatatttagacttaaaatcttatttctgttacttttttgctaaatagGACAAAAAGATTGCCTATGAAATGAGACAGTTTGACTcttttcaagatttgccaatagAGAAGGATCATttcaactgtaaataaaaatcaaatattttctacttgagggaaaaaaaaggattttaagGTACTCTTTCAAATATGACCACCGCACAATAATCTGGACACACCCACCATCCAGCCATCGACCAGCCCACATGAGGCGAGACAGGGGCGCGGGGCGGGGTGCAGTGTGGGGTGCTGGGCGTGGCTGGGCGAGGAGCAGGGTGCAGGGCGAAGCGAGGTGGGGGCAGAGCTCACCCTGACGCCCATGAAGCGGTCACGCAGGCCAATCCAGGACAGCAGGAAGGTGAAGGCCTGGCTGCAGCACAGGACGGTGCTGGCGTCGCTGGCTGAGATACGGGTCAGCGCCAGCAGGTACAGGTAGCCGGAGAGGCTCCACAGCACggagaagggggcggagcttcgcAGGAGCGCCCGCAAGGGCaccgcccctcctcccagggCCTCGCCGCACTCCCTGCAAGAGTTTAAGGAAAACTATCAGACCCCAAatgcgagggggtgggggtgccaGGGGGTGAGAGACCACAGCACGtcacattacattgcatcaGTTTATTCATCCAGGCGTACTTACAGCATAAAGTATATTCAAATACACATTGATGGATTTACGAGAGCTGCAGTAACAACAAAAGCCACTAACAGCAAAGTAATAAGTGACAGAATGAAGTGTGCTGTTTGCACATTCCTGCCAATCATATTTAACAAACATGACAATTGGCCTAATAATACTGAAAAGCTACTGGGTTCAGACAGGGTAGCAAGTTCAATTGCAGTAAGTGGGGAAACAAGTGCATGGTATATCTTAGACCAAAGATATACCGCAGTTGGTAAGCCAATTTAATAGCACCAGCTTACGTGCCAATCCTGAAGTGCAAACGCTTGTTTATCTTAAAGTGAATCTGAGAAGATTAGACACCCAAAGCAGCTTATattgagtttgagtgtgtttatACTGTAGTATGTGAAGACTATAATCTGCCACATGATTGTTAAACTCTTCGTCTGCAAAAACTGCAATCAGCAGGTAACTCGGTAAACTAAAACAactgtttttaatgttctgaaAATGGCCATTGTCATCTctgaatacattatttttcagctcAAATAATCCACCTTGGTATCATGTTCCATTGAAGAATCAATGTGAATGTGACATATACTAGCAACACCATCTTAGCTAAATATATTTGTTGAGTGAGGAACATTTATAAATGGTcacaaaagttttaaaaaatcataaacacaTTAATACAAATATGAACTTGCATTTCATGTGTATATCAAATCTgattctttcaaaaaaattgGGAGACCTGGATAACCTCTACCCAAAACTCTAACAACtagatacaaaaaaataaacgtttTGAGGATTTCTAAATTTTCACAGTTGAATTTACCCACCTGAAGCGAGTCACTGGCCTCTGCCTCTGGTCCGATCCGATTAGATGTCCCAGGTAGTACAAGGGGAAGACAAGAAGGTTCCAGGTGCTGCAGAACCAGGTGATGAAGAAGGGGGCGTGGAGTTTGAGGAGGACCAGCTTGGCGCTGTGTGTGCTGGCAGTCCAGGCCAATGCAACGGCAccccccagcaccaccccccATGCCACCCGCCTGATGCCAACCAATGGGCAGCGATCACAGCACCCTGTCGCACTGTCCCCCTCAGACCCTGCCATTTCGGACATGGTCGCTTCCTCCCCTGCTGCGTCATCTACAAGGGGCGGGTGGGGGTCAGGATCAGGGAAAGGTCATAGTTTAGAGGTcgctcacacaacacactggGTATCCAGTTCATCAGGCTTCTCTCCTTCCATGAACCTCTGCAGTATGCTCTGTGAGTGCAAGTTAAGACATGAAGCCTGCACTGGGTTCATAACAAGGATACACAGAAAGCAGGAGGCACCCAATAAGAGATGAACCAATAAAGTCCTGTCAAAAATACAGTATAACTGACATAATTCTGAGGTTAGCCCAAACACCCTTGACCAACGTATTCATGGAGAAACAGGCTACCAAAAGGACAGGTCTGACAAAAATTCGGTTTAAGAAAAGCattgggaaaaaaactaaaatatgagCCAGGTTTCAATGTTCCAACTGAAAACTTATTGATatcattggacattttacaatCATCAAATGATTTCCCTCCCATTCTTTTTCCAGTGACCGATCATAATTGCCCGTCCCTTTGCTGTGAACACCTCCATTCTGGAaggtgcacacatgcatgtacattcTCTGAAATGCATGAAGTCACCTTTTCGCTTCTTTTCCACTATGCAATCTGCTTGTGCAGTGACCACACACTGAGGAGAGGAACATCCTGGCAAATATTTCGGCCAATCGTGTGTCGCTCCATGACACCCCTGCCACAGCTGGTACTGGAGCAGCCAGCATTCAGGCCATATGGCACATCCCTCAGCACAGTGCTTTAACTGGATATACCACTCATTTGAAAGTACTTGTTCTcccaaaataaaattgcatgGTGTATCATCTCTAATAATCCCTAATCAAATGTTGGTTGATTCATATCCAACCTTCGATGAATAGATTTCCAAgcactgaacaaaaaaacatgaattacaggaagcactgacactgattccTGTTCTGGTTGTGTCAGGTgatttctgtgatgtcatcaacaagaaatctatgacatcacaatgagaGACTGAACCA is from Anguilla anguilla isolate fAngAng1 chromosome 9, fAngAng1.pri, whole genome shotgun sequence and encodes:
- the LOC118235875 gene encoding solute carrier family 35 member F4, yielding MNKLTAKVSPSPAAVAPVALSPPAPPDDAAGEEATMSEMAGSEGDSATGCCDRCPLVGIRRVAWGVVLGGAVALAWTASTHSAKLVLLKLHAPFFITWFCSTWNLLVFPLYYLGHLIGSDQRQRPVTRFRECGEALGGGAVPLRALLRSSAPFSVLWSLSGYLYLLALTRISASDASTVLCCSQAFTFLLSWIGLRDRFMGVRIVGAILSITGIVMMAYADGFHSDSITGVALGVGSASTSALYKVLLKRRVGEVGAGVASVLLSCVGLCSCALHSWMCVLLYLTHVEYWPFSQRMPWDMLCGLAALLLAFNVLVNLGGVLTYPTFISLGVLLSVPASTAADLYLTGASQLSQVRLAAAGIIGTGYLLLLLPEHWDDSALRWLGGLWHGGWQKDRMAGEEIGIEGSTGARPKPKPALA